Proteins from a genomic interval of Myxococcota bacterium:
- a CDS encoding histidine phosphatase family protein, which translates to MKLYLIRHAKAESRASWWHEDVLRPLSAAGHSEAMGLVERLDGVPLARVISSPALRCRQTVEPLASRFGLPVEIDPRLGEGSSMGDAMSLIQSLGNRPVALCSHGDLIPGLVERLWPGALELEGGGGVPKGATWVFQGTLGDTLRVAYLPPPKHAFGTGAEGERVRVGVADLGSTSFHVMVADATPDGHLERVAREREMLRLGAAIGPDGLIPPETCERAVDAARRLGRAAQRAGAEQMHAIATAALRDARNGRKLAEQLGRALGTNVRILSGQEEARLIFSAFRRRVGLGTEPALGLDLGGGSLELAVGNAQHLRFEETLRLGVTRLQSELAPSDPMTGGEARALRQRVEDSLAPLVSRVKALAPVRCIAAGGTARALGRLLLEEENGALRGLLVSADQLEKLASRLRRSSHEERLDMVGIDSRRADLLPTGALILSTVLQSLGLPGMMISDWGIREGVILAAIARRERDHRKKRAAAAG; encoded by the coding sequence GTGAAGCTCTACCTGATCCGGCACGCCAAAGCGGAGAGCCGAGCATCGTGGTGGCACGAAGACGTGCTCCGGCCTCTCTCCGCCGCAGGTCACTCCGAAGCGATGGGCCTGGTCGAGAGACTCGACGGCGTGCCACTGGCGCGAGTCATCTCGAGCCCCGCGCTGCGCTGCCGGCAGACGGTCGAGCCACTCGCCTCGCGCTTCGGCCTGCCGGTCGAGATCGATCCGCGGCTCGGTGAAGGCTCGAGCATGGGCGACGCCATGTCGCTCATCCAGTCACTCGGCAACCGGCCGGTGGCGCTGTGCTCGCACGGAGATCTGATTCCCGGGCTCGTCGAGAGACTCTGGCCGGGGGCGCTCGAGCTCGAGGGCGGCGGCGGCGTGCCCAAGGGCGCGACCTGGGTGTTCCAGGGGACGCTGGGCGACACGCTGCGCGTCGCGTATCTCCCGCCGCCGAAGCACGCCTTCGGCACCGGCGCCGAGGGCGAGAGAGTGCGCGTCGGCGTGGCCGATCTGGGCAGCACGTCCTTCCACGTGATGGTCGCCGACGCCACGCCCGACGGTCACTTGGAGCGCGTCGCGCGCGAGCGCGAGATGCTGCGCCTGGGCGCGGCCATCGGACCCGACGGGCTGATCCCGCCCGAGACCTGCGAGCGCGCGGTCGACGCAGCGCGCCGGCTCGGCCGCGCCGCGCAGCGCGCGGGCGCGGAGCAGATGCACGCGATCGCGACCGCGGCGCTGCGCGACGCCAGGAACGGGCGCAAGCTCGCCGAGCAGCTCGGGCGCGCGCTCGGCACCAACGTGCGCATCCTCTCCGGCCAGGAGGAGGCGCGCCTGATCTTCTCGGCCTTCCGGCGCCGCGTCGGCCTGGGCACCGAGCCGGCGCTCGGGCTCGACCTGGGCGGCGGCAGCCTGGAGCTCGCGGTCGGCAACGCGCAGCACCTGCGCTTCGAAGAGACGCTGCGGCTCGGAGTGACTCGCCTGCAGAGCGAGCTCGCGCCCTCGGACCCCATGACGGGCGGCGAGGCGCGCGCCCTGCGCCAGCGGGTCGAGGATTCGCTCGCGCCGCTCGTGTCGCGCGTGAAGGCGCTCGCGCCCGTGCGCTGCATCGCCGCGGGCGGCACCGCCCGCGCGCTCGGCCGGCTCCTGCTCGAGGAAGAGAACGGCGCGCTGCGCGGCCTGCTCGTCTCGGCCGACCAGCTCGAGAAGCTCGCGAGCCGGCTGCGCCGTTCGTCCCACGAAGAGAGACTCGACATGGTCGGCATCGACTCGCGCCGCGCCGACCTGCTGCCGACCGGCGCGCTGATCCTCTCGACCGTGCTCCAGTCGCTCGGCCTGCCCGGCATGATGATCAGCGACTGGGGCATCCGCGAAGGCGTGATCCTCGCGGCCATCGCGCGCCGCGAGCGCGACCACCGCAAGAAGAGAGCCGCCGCCGCGGGCTGA